One region of Jeotgalibacillus aurantiacus genomic DNA includes:
- a CDS encoding ArsR/SmtB family transcription factor, whose translation MRVFHAVADEKRFEMLKLLQGGARTVGEIADSLGYLQPQTSKHLKVLHQAGLVRVQAVANKRIYHLEKDGFIVLQNWLSSYIQRWEDQLDRLDAYLKEEEE comes from the coding sequence ATGAGGGTGTTCCATGCAGTTGCGGATGAGAAGCGTTTTGAGATGTTGAAGCTTTTGCAGGGAGGGGCCAGGACGGTTGGTGAGATTGCTGATTCTCTTGGCTACCTTCAGCCTCAGACCTCCAAGCATTTGAAGGTTTTGCATCAGGCGGGACTGGTTCGCGTTCAGGCCGTTGCGAACAAACGGATTTACCATTTAGAGAAGGATGGATTTATCGTTTTGCAGAATTGGCTGTCGTCGTACATTCAACGGTGGGAGGACCAGCTTGACCGGCTGGATGCATACTTAAAAGAGGAGGAAGAATGA
- a CDS encoding helix-turn-helix transcriptional regulator codes for MVKHQGQLSNQLYVLRAQKRLSQKDVATIVGVSRQTIISIEANKYNPSLILAFKLANLFEVDIQDIFSYSELEEEK; via the coding sequence ATGGTGAAACACCAAGGGCAATTAAGTAATCAACTGTATGTTCTCAGGGCTCAAAAAAGACTGTCGCAGAAAGATGTGGCAACGATTGTGGGTGTTAGCCGCCAGACAATCATTTCAATCGAAGCGAATAAGTATAACCCGTCTTTGATTTTAGCGTTTAAGCTGGCGAATTTATTTGAAGTAGACATTCAGGACATATTCAGTTATTCAGAATTGGAGGAAGAAAAATGA
- a CDS encoding SRPBCC family protein, translated as MNVQTEGTKLIIEKTFSVSQERLFQAFSNSDQLEAWWGPKGWKTVNKRFEFEEGGFWHYCMTCEDKNQGDFYGMESWGLAKFKEIQAPERFLYEDMFSDEAGNVNPDMPGMDIEVAFVPVEGGTKLVTTTFFDSVESLEKLSEMGMVEGFSSQMDRLEEYLK; from the coding sequence ATGAACGTTCAAACAGAGGGGACTAAATTAATTATCGAAAAAACATTTTCCGTTTCACAGGAAAGACTGTTTCAGGCTTTTTCAAACTCAGATCAGCTGGAGGCGTGGTGGGGTCCAAAGGGTTGGAAAACAGTGAATAAACGGTTTGAATTTGAAGAGGGTGGCTTCTGGCACTACTGCATGACGTGCGAAGATAAGAACCAGGGGGATTTTTACGGCATGGAGTCATGGGGATTGGCAAAATTCAAGGAGATCCAGGCACCTGAACGTTTCTTATATGAAGATATGTTTTCTGATGAAGCAGGCAATGTGAATCCGGATATGCCGGGGATGGATATCGAAGTGGCGTTTGTACCGGTTGAAGGTGGCACAAAACTTGTAACCACAACATTCTTTGATTCCGTTGAATCCCTTGAGAAGTTGAGCGAAATGGGAATGGTTGAAGGATTCAGTTCGCAGATGGATCGGTTGGAGGAGTATTTGAAATAG
- a CDS encoding NUDIX hydrolase, with the protein MTYTPPKHIVSAATIVLNERNELLLIKGPRRGWEMPGGQVEEGESLEAAAIRETFEESGIEVEITKFCGVFQNVTRSVCNTLFLARPVGGQLTTSPESLETGFFPVEKALEMVDYKNFRKRIEYCLDESKHPFYIDF; encoded by the coding sequence ATGACGTACACACCACCAAAACATATTGTATCGGCAGCAACCATTGTGTTAAACGAGAGAAATGAATTACTTCTTATCAAAGGACCAAGAAGAGGATGGGAGATGCCAGGCGGTCAGGTTGAGGAAGGGGAGTCGCTTGAAGCGGCGGCGATCCGGGAGACATTTGAAGAGTCGGGAATCGAAGTGGAGATTACGAAGTTTTGCGGTGTGTTTCAGAATGTAACGCGCTCTGTTTGTAATACACTATTCTTAGCAAGACCGGTTGGTGGACAGCTGACAACGTCACCGGAAAGTCTGGAAACTGGGTTTTTTCCTGTTGAAAAGGCGCTGGAAATGGTGGATTATAAAAATTTCAGAAAGCGTATCGAATATTGTCTAGATGAAAGCAAACATCCATTTTATATTGATTTTTAA